The window TGATTTCTCTACTTTTATTGGCAATATCCAGGCCCTGTTTAGTTGATGCACCCATAAACATTTGGTCTGTCATATTATAATTATATGTTAAAAGATAGTTAAAATATTTTTTTATAGGTCAATTTTATTGCCTTGTTAAAAAATTATAAAGTCATTAGAATATTGATTTAAGCGAGTAAAATTGTTATTATTCGAAACTACCTATTTTATATACTTCGTTGGCTAAATTAATTGTCATGATTGCAATTAAACAAAATTTAATAATTATATTCAATTTGATAAAAGGATTTTTTACAATTGATAATGTTGGGGCTTTTGTTTTACCGATTGAATTGAGACTACAGGATCAGGAATTTCTGAAATATATTCATTTGGACGTGGACTGGGATGTAGATTCAATATCCGCCGAGGATTTGCCTGATGAATTCAGCTCACATGCGGTCAAATTGATTGATTTATTCCGAAGGAAAACAGCTAATTTGCCTTATGAATGTATGTTATACTTTGATTACAAAACCGGTCAGATAATATACTGTTTTATTGGTGATAATGAGCGTGGAAGGGTTAGGGGAGAAATCTATGAGGAACATTTTGAAGGTATGAATGTAGCAAGTATTCACAATCATCCAGAGGGGTTTTTGTCTCCGCCATCAGGTACAAATTTCCAGATTTTAGAAATTAAAAATGAGAAATATGAGTTAATTTGCGGATATGATGAATTTTGGATTTTGGAAGCGGAGGGTACATTTGATTCAAAAGTTGTTGATGATATTAGAAAAAATACCAGTTACTTCTATTTTAATTCATTTAAGTATGAAAATCAAGTAAATAAAACTTATGGCGAATTTTTAGTTAGATATATTAATGATGAAGTTAAAGATAATATTAAATTAATCAGAGTGAGGTATCGTTAACATGTCACCAGAGAAAGTTACTATTATTGATAGGGATGGTTGGGAACCTATTGGTTCTGGAAACTTCTCAATCAAGGAACGAATTGAAGCTAAAAAAAATATGGAAGATGCTTTTTTTAATGTTTTGGGCATTAAACTTAACTTGAAAAAAGTAACTTATGTAGATTTGTATTAGGACAATTTTGCTTCAAATCAAGGAGGTATCATTAACATGTCACCAAAGAAAGTTACTATTATTGATAGGGATCGTTGGGATCCTATTGGCTCTAGAACCTCTTCAAAAAAAGAAATTTTAGAAGCTCAAAGAAAAATCGAAGATTTTTATAATGATATTGGAATTGTTCTCCATATGCAAAAGTCAACTCTTGTTGATTTGTATTAGGACAATTTTACTTCAAATCAAGGAGGTATCTATTAACATGTCACCTGAGAAAGTTACTATTATTGATAGGGATGGTTGGGATCCTATTAATCTGCACACCACCCCTGAAAGACGTCGAAATGCTGAAAAAGCTATAAAACAAAATTATAAAGAATTTGGTATTACTCTCAATTTTCAAAAATCAACTTTCATTGATATTTAATTCCTTTTATTAATTTAAGGAATTTTTTTTCTTTTTTAATATTATTAACATATCACCAGAGAAAGTAACTGCTATTATTGTGATGTTATAGCTTCTCTAAAGCTTCGGATGGATTTTTAAACTAATATAATCACGTTAAAATTTTGTATACAATATATTTTTTTGCAATATACAATAGATTAAATTTTAAAAAATACCCATTATACAGTATATTATTCATAGTTTTACATTTTTAAGCAATGGGTTATCATTGAATTTTTTCACTTGCAGACAAACCCGCAAGATAACCGGTTGAAAATGCAATCTTCAGGTTATATCCTCCGGTAGGTCCGTCCAAGTCAAGAATCTCTCCTGCAAAATACAGATTCGGCGTTAACTTTGATTCCATTGTTTTCGCATTGACGTTTTTCAAATCGATTCCGCCGATTGTCACCTTGGCCAGATTCCTGTTGAAGTCAACGATTTCAAATGTAAACCTTTTCAGGTTTTCAATAAGCCGATTCTTTTCCTTTTTGTTGACTCTGCTTAACTGGGTATCTGGGGCGATATCAATTCTTTTTAGGAAATAATCAATGAATTTGGCACTGAAAAATTGTTTAAGGTAATTTTTAATTTGGGTTTTACCCTTTTCCTGGAAATCACCGTCAAATTTGGATTTTAAATCTTCACGTGAGAAGTCAGGCATCAAATCAATAGCTATTTCACACCCTAAATCACATTCGCCCTCTAAAATGTCATAATCCATTTCTTTTGAAATTATTGAGCTTAAATCGATTATTCCTGGACCCGTCAATCCGACATGGCTTATCAAAACGTCACCTCTGACTCCGGATTTTTTGTAAACACATTCGACGTCATTCAAGGTAACGCCGGCAATATCTCCCAAATCATCTTTCGTTATTAATGGAACCAGGCCGTATCTGATTTTGGTTAACGGCTCATCAATTAATGAATAGTTATTAATGCTGCAGCCCGTCTGCGGATAGGTAACTCCGCCGGTGGCAATTATTACTTTTTCAGCCCTTATCTCATCGTTTATAATGAAATTGCCTGAAATTTTTTTAACTTCATAGTTCAGGCGTACTTCAACGTTTTCCAGATGCTTTTCAAGGCCCTTTAAAACGTCTATTGATTTTTCGCTTTCGGGAAAGACACGGTCATTATCTTCTGTTTTAAACTGAAAATCAAATAAGTCAAACAAATCTTCGTTTGTAAAAGTAAAAAAAGAGTGCTTTAAAAAGTTTTTCTCGTCAAAAAAAGTCAATAGCTTTTTAGGTGGTTTGTTGTTTGTAATGTTGCATCTTCCCCCGCCGGTTAAAAGCAGCTTTTTTCCAAGTGCAGGGTTCTTTTCAAGCAATATTACGTTTGAGGTCTCGCCGGATGCAATTGCTGCCATTATTCCGGCAGGACCGCCACCTATAATAGCTATATCATAATCCATTTAAATCTTAAGGAGTTAATCTGTGTCTGTCTCTTGGGAAGAGTACACATTCACGGATGTTTTCAGATCCGGTAAGCACCATGGTTAACCTGTCGGCACCTACACCCCATCCTGCATGAGGAGGCATACCGTATTCGAATGCTTTAAGGTAGCTTCCGAATCCGTCAGGGTTCAAGTCCCTTTCTTCAATCTGTTTTACAAGAAGGTCGTACTGGTGTACACGTGTAGCTCCGGAAGACAATTCCAGATTGTTGTACATTAAATCGAATGCGTGAGCGTATTTGTCATCGTCTTCAAATGGCATTACGTAAAACGGCTTGATTGCTGCAGGCCATTTGGTCAGGAAGTAGAATCCTCCCATAGTATCGCCTAAAGCCTTTTCTGCTGCACGGGAGAGGTCTTCACCCCAGTCCATTTCAACGCCTTTGGAATTGATGATGTCAACAGCTTCGTCATAGCAGACGTGTGGGAAATCGCCGTCAACTTCAGGTAATTCGTGGCCTAAAATTTCCAGTTCGGCTGAACAGTTTTCGTTAATGTCGTTGATTACGTTTACAAGCATGTCGTTCAGGATTTTCATTACGTCTTCATCGTCCATGAAAGAAGCTTCCGCATCGATGGAAACGGCTTCGTTCAAGTGTCTTAAGGTATCGTGCTCTTCTGCCCTGAAAATCTGGCCGATTTCAAATACCTTATCCATTCCGCTTCCCATCATCATCTGTTTGTATAATTGCGGGGATTGGCCGAGGAATGCTTCCTTTTCAAAGTAAGTAATCGGGAATAATTCTGTTCCACCTTCGGTAGCTGAAGCTACGAGTTTAGGAGTATTTATTTCATAAAATCCGTTTTCATAAAAGAAATCCCTTATGGTGTGGAACATCTGGCCTTTAATCTTGAAGATTGCGGACACGTTTTCCTTTCTCAAGTCCAAAAATCTTGAATCGAGTCTTGTATCGATTTCGGCTTTTACCTTTTCTGTAGGATCCATTGGTAAAGGCTGGTTGGCCAGGTTCAGGATTTTGGTTTCTTTCGGAATGATTTCAACACCGTTTGGTGCTTTTCCTGCTTCCTGAACGGTACCCTTGATTGCAACAACGGATTCTTTTCTGAAAGCCCTTAACTCTTCTAATATTTCAGCATTGACCTTTTTGGAAGGTGCTGTAATTTGTATTCTACCTGTAACATCACGGATGATGACAAAGATGATTCCACCCAAGTCACGGATTTCATGAACCCAACCCATGATTGTAACTTCTTCTCCAGCTATTTCCGGAGTGGTTTCTTTAGCGTAATTAGTTCTTCTCCAGTCATTTAATAAACCTTGCAATTAATTCACCTCAGGTTATAATCATAAAATTTTTATACATATGTTAATTTAATGTTAATCTTTAATAAAACTATGTAAAAAACCACTTTCATTTTTTGTAAATATCAATTCGATAATATTTTAAATATCAAATGATATAGTTAATGTTAGTAAAACATGCATAAATTGCTTTTATCGAAAGAGGTATTTTAAATGTTTTGTCCAAAATGTGGAAAGGAAATAACTGACGGATCCAAGTTTTGCAAACACTGCGGATGCAAAATCAAGCCAAAGGATTCGCCAAATGCTAATAATACTGCTGGCACTTCCAGTGTAGCTTCCGCACCGGCAAGTAACGATGAGAAAAACAAGAAAATAATCATCGGAGTTTTGATTGCAGCCATAGTAATTCTTGCAATCGTATTTGTCGGCTTCAGCACAGGTCTTTTCAATGGTGATTCAGGCAGTGCAGATAATGTGCAGACATCACAGCCTGCAGCTTCAACAAGTTCAAAGCCAGTTTCATTGGGCAGTTTCCCGGTAAGCGAAGCTCCGGATTTGGCTCAGGCCATTAAAAATTCTGGGGGTAATTTCCCTGTCAGCTTCAAGTCACTATCGCTTTCAAAATCCCAATGTCTGTATATATTGTCCAAAGCCATTACTGAAATCGGCAGCGGCCATCCAGATGCGACAATCTCCGTTGGAAACCCGGATTACGCTTCCCACCCTAGCGGACGTGACAGCTCCCAATCCATTGCACGTGAAAACTATGTGGACATGTCAAGCAGATTCTCTTCATGGATTGAAAGAAACGGATATGTTCCAAACTATGTCGGAATTTACACCGGCGGAGTAGCTGACATTTCACCGTCAAGGATGTTGGATATCTGTGTTAGCATCTTGATTGATTATGGTAAAACCCATAATCTGCCAGATTCAATTAATGTTTAGTGATTTGAATATCACTTTTTTTCTTTTTTAAGTCAGTTATATCTCATATTCTCATTACTTTTATGCATTTTTTTATTTTTAGAAGAACCGTTCAAAATATTAATTTTGTAAAAGATTTTAGCCAAAATTAATATATTAGAATATATATAACTAATTTTATACTAAACGAATATTCATATTAATATTATTTTAGTATTTACTCAAATTTATTAAAATAGGAGGTTTTTAGTATTAAGAAGTTATTAGTAATATCAATTGTATTGATTTTATTGTCATTATCAGCTGTCGCA is drawn from Methanobrevibacter millerae and contains these coding sequences:
- a CDS encoding pseudomurein-binding repeat-containing protein — translated: MFCPKCGKEITDGSKFCKHCGCKIKPKDSPNANNTAGTSSVASAPASNDEKNKKIIIGVLIAAIVILAIVFVGFSTGLFNGDSGSADNVQTSQPAASTSSKPVSLGSFPVSEAPDLAQAIKNSGGNFPVSFKSLSLSKSQCLYILSKAITEIGSGHPDATISVGNPDYASHPSGRDSSQSIARENYVDMSSRFSSWIERNGYVPNYVGIYTGGVADISPSRMLDICVSILIDYGKTHNLPDSINV
- a CDS encoding BaiN/RdsA family NAD(P)/FAD-dependent oxidoreductase, with amino-acid sequence MDYDIAIIGGGPAGIMAAIASGETSNVILLEKNPALGKKLLLTGGGRCNITNNKPPKKLLTFFDEKNFLKHSFFTFTNEDLFDLFDFQFKTEDNDRVFPESEKSIDVLKGLEKHLENVEVRLNYEVKKISGNFIINDEIRAEKVIIATGGVTYPQTGCSINNYSLIDEPLTKIRYGLVPLITKDDLGDIAGVTLNDVECVYKKSGVRGDVLISHVGLTGPGIIDLSSIISKEMDYDILEGECDLGCEIAIDLMPDFSREDLKSKFDGDFQEKGKTQIKNYLKQFFSAKFIDYFLKRIDIAPDTQLSRVNKKEKNRLIENLKRFTFEIVDFNRNLAKVTIGGIDLKNVNAKTMESKLTPNLYFAGEILDLDGPTGGYNLKIAFSTGYLAGLSASEKIQ
- the aspS gene encoding aspartate--tRNA(Asn) ligase → MQGLLNDWRRTNYAKETTPEIAGEEVTIMGWVHEIRDLGGIIFVIIRDVTGRIQITAPSKKVNAEILEELRAFRKESVVAIKGTVQEAGKAPNGVEIIPKETKILNLANQPLPMDPTEKVKAEIDTRLDSRFLDLRKENVSAIFKIKGQMFHTIRDFFYENGFYEINTPKLVASATEGGTELFPITYFEKEAFLGQSPQLYKQMMMGSGMDKVFEIGQIFRAEEHDTLRHLNEAVSIDAEASFMDDEDVMKILNDMLVNVINDINENCSAELEILGHELPEVDGDFPHVCYDEAVDIINSKGVEMDWGEDLSRAAEKALGDTMGGFYFLTKWPAAIKPFYVMPFEDDDKYAHAFDLMYNNLELSSGATRVHQYDLLVKQIEERDLNPDGFGSYLKAFEYGMPPHAGWGVGADRLTMVLTGSENIRECVLFPRDRHRLTP